From the Pseudarthrobacter sp. MM222 genome, one window contains:
- the metE gene encoding 5-methyltetrahydropteroyltriglutamate--homocysteine S-methyltransferase encodes MTEKNTFNPTPFPAASILGYPRIGRRRELKKAVEAYWAGKIDAAALDAAAKEIQLGTAKRLQDLGLTEAAAIPGTFSYYDQVLDAAAHLGAVPARFGQLLNAEGQLDIDGYFTLARGNKDQQPLEMTKWFDTNYHYLVPEIGPETPFALTSSRIVEEFEYALANGVETRPYLVGPVTFLLLSKASDDAPAGFSPLSRLEDVLPVYAALLEKLAAAGASWIQLDEPALVVDQDTPAGEIQAAVARSYEALSTVANRPQLFVSTPYGALNGQLGTLAATGIDALHLDVFKGEVPSTAALAALDNKTLVAGVVDGHNIWRNDLAASADKIAELRKSVAKLAVSTSTSTQHVPHDVDEEVQLSAQLRSWLAFADQKAAEVVTLAGLLADPAAVQPAIDEATRIIADRAGAEGVRRAEVRARTAALTDADFSRSDYGVREAAQTEALHLPPLPTTTIGSFPQTGEIRTARARANKGELSTEQYEQLMKDEIKRVVELQEELGFDVLVHGEPERNDMVQYFAENLEGFDVTVHGWVQSYGSRCTRPSILWGDVTRSAPITVEWARYAQSLTNKPMKGMLTGPVTILAWSFVRDDQPLGETANQVALALRDEIADLEAAGIKVIQVDEPALRELLPLRKADQAAYLDWSVKSFRLSTAGAGDSTQIHTHLCYSEFGAIIDAIDGLDADVTSIEAARSRMEVVHDLESHGFGRGVGPGVYDIHSPRVPGEQEVTELLSTAVKHVPSRQLWVNPDCGLKTRGYAETEESLRNLVTATRTVRAELLQATK; translated from the coding sequence ATGACTGAAAAGAACACGTTCAACCCCACTCCGTTCCCGGCTGCCTCGATCCTGGGCTACCCGCGCATCGGCCGCCGCCGCGAACTTAAGAAGGCCGTAGAAGCCTACTGGGCCGGCAAGATCGACGCCGCCGCCCTCGACGCCGCCGCCAAGGAGATCCAGCTCGGCACCGCCAAGCGCCTCCAGGACCTGGGCCTCACCGAAGCCGCCGCCATCCCCGGCACCTTCTCCTACTACGACCAGGTGCTCGACGCCGCCGCCCACCTCGGCGCCGTCCCCGCCCGCTTCGGCCAGCTCCTCAACGCCGAGGGCCAGCTCGACATCGACGGCTACTTCACCCTGGCCCGCGGCAACAAGGACCAGCAGCCGCTGGAAATGACCAAGTGGTTCGACACCAACTACCACTACCTCGTCCCGGAAATCGGCCCGGAGACCCCCTTCGCGCTGACCTCCAGCCGGATCGTGGAGGAGTTCGAATACGCCCTCGCCAACGGCGTCGAGACCCGCCCGTACCTCGTCGGCCCGGTCACCTTCCTGCTGCTCAGCAAGGCCTCCGACGACGCCCCGGCCGGCTTCAGCCCGCTGTCCCGCCTCGAGGACGTCCTCCCGGTCTACGCCGCCCTGCTGGAGAAACTCGCCGCCGCCGGCGCCAGCTGGATCCAGCTGGACGAACCCGCCCTCGTGGTGGACCAGGACACCCCGGCAGGCGAGATCCAGGCCGCCGTCGCCCGCTCCTACGAGGCCCTCTCCACCGTCGCGAACCGCCCGCAGCTCTTCGTCTCCACCCCGTACGGCGCGCTCAACGGCCAGCTCGGCACCCTTGCCGCCACCGGCATCGACGCCCTGCACCTGGACGTCTTCAAGGGCGAGGTCCCGTCCACCGCGGCCCTGGCCGCGCTGGACAACAAGACCCTGGTCGCCGGCGTCGTCGACGGCCACAACATCTGGCGCAACGACCTCGCCGCCTCCGCGGACAAAATCGCCGAGCTGCGGAAGTCGGTCGCCAAGCTGGCCGTCAGCACCTCCACCTCCACCCAGCACGTCCCGCACGACGTCGACGAGGAAGTCCAGCTCTCCGCCCAGTTGCGCAGCTGGCTCGCGTTCGCCGACCAGAAGGCCGCCGAGGTTGTCACCCTGGCCGGCCTGCTGGCCGATCCGGCCGCCGTGCAGCCGGCCATCGACGAGGCCACCCGCATCATCGCCGACCGCGCCGGAGCCGAGGGCGTGCGCCGCGCCGAGGTCCGGGCCCGCACCGCCGCCCTGACCGACGCCGACTTCAGCCGCTCCGACTACGGAGTCCGCGAGGCCGCGCAGACCGAGGCCCTGCACCTGCCGCCGCTGCCCACCACCACCATCGGCTCGTTCCCGCAGACCGGCGAGATCCGCACCGCACGGGCCCGCGCCAACAAGGGCGAGCTCAGCACGGAGCAGTACGAGCAGCTCATGAAGGACGAGATCAAGCGCGTCGTGGAACTGCAGGAAGAGCTCGGCTTCGACGTCCTGGTCCACGGCGAGCCCGAGCGCAACGACATGGTCCAGTACTTCGCCGAGAACCTCGAAGGCTTCGACGTCACGGTGCACGGCTGGGTCCAGTCCTACGGCTCGCGCTGCACGCGTCCCTCGATCCTGTGGGGCGATGTCACCCGCAGCGCCCCGATCACGGTGGAATGGGCCCGGTACGCGCAGTCCCTGACCAACAAGCCGATGAAGGGCATGCTCACCGGTCCGGTCACCATCCTGGCGTGGTCCTTCGTCCGCGACGACCAGCCCCTCGGCGAGACCGCCAACCAGGTGGCGCTCGCCCTCCGCGACGAGATCGCCGACCTCGAAGCGGCCGGCATCAAGGTCATCCAGGTGGACGAGCCCGCCCTGCGCGAGCTCCTGCCGCTGCGCAAGGCCGACCAGGCCGCGTACCTGGACTGGTCCGTGAAGTCCTTCCGCCTGTCCACGGCCGGAGCCGGGGACAGCACCCAGATCCACACCCACCTGTGCTACTCCGAGTTCGGTGCGATCATCGACGCGATCGACGGCCTCGACGCGGACGTCACCTCGATCGAGGCCGCCCGCTCCCGCATGGAGGTTGTCCACGACCTCGAGTCCCATGGCTTCGGCCGCGGCGTGGGCCCGGGCGTCTACGACATCCACTCGCCGCGCGTCCCGGGGGAGCAGGAAGTCACCGAACTGCTCAGCACCGCCGTCAAGCACGTCCCGTCCCGCCAGCTCTGGGTTAACCCGGACTGCGGCCTGAAGACCCGCGGCTACGCCGAGACTGAAGAGTCCCTGCGCAACCTCGTCACGGCCACCAGGACGGTCCGCGCGGAACTGCTCCAGGCCACCAAGTAG
- a CDS encoding NAD(P)/FAD-dependent oxidoreductase has protein sequence MSQEAGIPAGRRVAVIGSGVAGLTAAYVLNEKDSVTLFEADARLGGHAHTHDVPQADGSVLGVDTGFIVHNERTYPTLLKLFAELGVETQDSEMSMSIRCDGCGLEYAGARAKGRGILPRPSTLLRGRYLLMLLEVMRFYRRARALLAETAAAESDQAASDTPGTATGTELTLGEFLDREKFSGYFISHFMTPIVSAVWSCDPTTALAYPARYLFTFLAHHGLLGVAGSPQWRTVTGGSRSYVDKLAATLPDIRLASPVTGLRRHPDGVELTSQHGPETFKTENFDAVVIATHPEQALRMLSDASPAEKEALGGMPYSVNHTVFHRDGAVLPSSDNAKASWNYRLPSCDARPDKVLVSYDMTRLQRLEPADGRPYIVSLGESDLIADGTVLDRMVYEHPQYTPESLQAQQQILELGDSRLAFAGAYQGWGFHEDGALSGVRAAARLGRDWDETAAVLNEQYRAVSIDPDLHAVSAESA, from the coding sequence GTGTCGCAAGAAGCAGGGATTCCGGCGGGCCGGCGGGTAGCCGTCATTGGCAGCGGCGTGGCAGGGCTGACCGCCGCCTACGTCCTGAACGAGAAGGACAGCGTCACTCTCTTCGAGGCGGACGCCCGGCTGGGCGGGCATGCCCACACGCACGACGTGCCGCAGGCCGACGGCTCCGTGCTGGGAGTCGACACCGGCTTCATCGTCCATAACGAGCGCACCTACCCCACGCTGCTGAAACTCTTCGCCGAGCTGGGGGTCGAAACCCAGGACTCGGAAATGAGCATGTCCATCCGCTGTGACGGCTGCGGGCTCGAATACGCCGGCGCCCGGGCCAAGGGACGCGGCATTCTTCCCCGGCCGTCCACGCTGCTGCGCGGCCGGTACCTGCTGATGCTGCTGGAGGTGATGCGGTTCTACCGCCGCGCCCGCGCCCTGCTCGCAGAGACAGCTGCAGCAGAGTCAGATCAGGCGGCGTCGGATACCCCCGGAACCGCCACCGGCACGGAACTGACGCTCGGCGAGTTCCTGGACCGTGAAAAGTTCAGCGGCTACTTCATCTCGCACTTCATGACCCCGATCGTCAGCGCGGTCTGGTCCTGCGACCCCACCACGGCGCTGGCTTACCCGGCCCGGTACCTCTTCACCTTCCTGGCCCACCACGGCCTGCTCGGCGTCGCGGGCTCACCGCAGTGGCGCACCGTCACCGGGGGGTCGCGCAGCTACGTGGACAAGCTCGCCGCCACCTTGCCGGACATCCGCCTCGCCAGCCCGGTCACGGGCCTCCGCCGCCACCCGGACGGCGTGGAACTGACCAGCCAGCACGGACCGGAGACTTTCAAGACCGAGAACTTCGACGCCGTCGTGATTGCCACCCACCCGGAGCAGGCGCTGCGGATGCTCAGCGACGCCTCGCCCGCGGAGAAGGAAGCCCTCGGCGGGATGCCCTACTCGGTCAACCACACGGTGTTCCACCGCGACGGCGCCGTGCTGCCGTCCAGCGACAACGCCAAGGCCTCCTGGAACTACCGCCTGCCGTCCTGCGACGCACGGCCGGACAAGGTGCTGGTCAGCTACGACATGACCCGCCTGCAGCGGCTGGAACCGGCGGACGGCCGGCCCTACATCGTGAGCCTGGGCGAATCAGACCTCATCGCGGACGGGACCGTGCTGGACCGGATGGTCTACGAGCATCCGCAGTACACGCCGGAATCACTCCAGGCCCAGCAGCAAATCCTGGAACTCGGCGACAGCAGGCTGGCCTTCGCCGGCGCGTACCAGGGCTGGGGCTTCCACGAGGACGGAGCGCTCTCCGGCGTCCGGGCGGCGGCCCGGCTGGGACGCGACTGGGACGAGACTGCAGCCGTACTCAACGAGCAGTACCGCGCCGTCTCGATCGACCCGGATCTGCACGCCGTCTCCGCGGAGAGCGCATGA
- the nrdH gene encoding glutaredoxin-like protein NrdH, which translates to MTVTVYTKPACVQCNATYRALDKKGITYESVDISQDAEALERLKALGYMQAPVVVTDQDHWSGFRPDKIEELAQAAAVAVA; encoded by the coding sequence ATGACCGTAACGGTTTACACGAAGCCGGCCTGTGTTCAGTGCAACGCGACTTACCGCGCGCTGGACAAGAAGGGCATCACCTACGAGAGCGTCGACATCTCCCAGGATGCCGAAGCCCTCGAACGACTGAAGGCCCTGGGCTACATGCAGGCCCCGGTTGTCGTGACGGACCAGGACCACTGGTCCGGTTTCCGCCCGGACAAGATCGAAGAACTGGCCCAGGCTGCCGCCGTCGCCGTAGCCTGA
- a CDS encoding DUF1365 domain-containing protein, producing MSTTAAIYRTSIAHVRRTPLRNAFTYRSYSWYVDVDRLPTVPRLLRPLAGFCVADHLGDPEGTLRGNVERFLATRGIELDGGRITMLASARVLGHVFNPLSLFWCHDAAGELRCVVAEVHNTYGERHCYVLETDDAGRASVPKAFFVSPFNDVEGEYRMKLPEPGERLAVSIVLERDGHKPFLATVDGERHDATVRTILATALAVPLAPLRVSAQIRWQGIKLWARRLPVIKRPHHPSQEAVQ from the coding sequence ATGAGCACAACAGCAGCCATCTATCGAACCTCCATCGCCCACGTGCGGCGCACCCCGCTGCGCAACGCCTTCACCTACCGCAGCTACAGCTGGTACGTCGACGTCGACCGGCTCCCGACGGTGCCGCGCCTGCTGCGGCCGCTCGCCGGCTTCTGCGTTGCGGACCACCTGGGCGATCCGGAGGGCACGCTGCGGGGAAACGTTGAGCGGTTCCTCGCCACCAGGGGGATCGAGCTCGACGGCGGCCGGATCACCATGCTGGCCAGCGCCCGCGTCCTGGGGCACGTGTTCAACCCCTTGAGCCTGTTCTGGTGCCATGACGCGGCGGGGGAGTTGCGCTGCGTCGTCGCCGAGGTCCACAACACCTACGGGGAGCGGCACTGCTACGTCCTGGAAACCGACGACGCCGGCCGGGCCAGCGTGCCGAAGGCCTTCTTCGTCTCACCGTTCAACGACGTCGAGGGCGAGTACCGGATGAAACTTCCGGAACCCGGCGAACGGCTCGCCGTCTCGATTGTCCTGGAGCGGGACGGGCACAAGCCCTTTCTCGCCACCGTGGACGGCGAACGGCACGACGCCACGGTCCGGACCATCCTCGCCACGGCGCTCGCGGTTCCGCTGGCACCGCTGCGCGTCAGCGCGCAGATCCGCTGGCAGGGCATTAAGCTTTGGGCACGTCGGCTGCCCGTCATCAAGAGACCACACCACCCCTCACAGGAGGCAGTTCAGTGA
- a CDS encoding DUF2004 domain-containing protein, which translates to MNKVASKHFGEVELNHGRDHNFTAKHELAGQTVELDLNVNAHDRFDEAALHKVDYRLRFLPELVDQVRDMIAEELEQEGTSPQEYRHFHCNAIKSEHLQKVFGVQDKSQLTDEVFLKALKLGHVGIYPGQPERYFVLDFTLGAHFTDEVLVASADEDGVVDDEILWES; encoded by the coding sequence ATGAACAAGGTAGCGAGCAAGCACTTCGGTGAGGTCGAGCTCAACCACGGCAGGGATCATAATTTCACGGCCAAGCATGAACTGGCCGGCCAGACCGTGGAGCTTGACCTCAATGTCAATGCGCATGACCGCTTCGACGAAGCGGCGCTGCACAAGGTTGACTACCGGCTGCGCTTCCTGCCTGAACTCGTGGACCAGGTCCGCGACATGATTGCCGAGGAGCTGGAGCAGGAAGGCACCAGCCCGCAGGAGTACCGCCACTTCCACTGCAACGCGATCAAGAGTGAGCACCTGCAGAAGGTGTTCGGCGTCCAGGACAAGAGCCAGCTCACCGACGAGGTCTTCCTCAAGGCGCTGAAGCTGGGCCATGTGGGCATCTACCCCGGCCAGCCGGAACGGTACTTCGTGCTGGACTTCACGCTCGGCGCGCATTTCACGGATGAGGTCCTGGTGGCCTCAGCGGACGAGGACGGCGTCGTGGACGACGAGATCCTCTGGGAATCCTGA
- the nrdE gene encoding class 1b ribonucleoside-diphosphate reductase subunit alpha codes for MPAAYKGLGYHELNAMLNLYGPSGEIQFEADREAAHQYFLQHVNNNTVFFHDLEEKLDYLVKNEYYERETLDQYTMNFIRELYNRAYKKKFRFETFLGAFKFYTSYTLKTFDGKRFLERYEDRVCMVALHLARGDEQLALQMVDEIIEGRFQPATPTFLNAGKRQRGELVSCFLLRIEDNMESIGRSINSALQLSKRGGGVAFALTNIREVGAPIKQIENQSSGVIPVMKLLEDSFSYANQLGARQGAGAVYLHAHHPDIYRFLDTKRENADEKIRIKTLSLGVVIPDITFELAKKDEDMYLFSPYDVEKVYGMPFSDVSVTEKYYEMVDDSRIKKTKIKAREFFQTLAEIQFESGYPYIMFEDTVNRENPIDGKIIMSNLCSEILQVSQPTTYHDDLSYDQTGKDISCNLGSLNIAKTMDSPDFGLTIETAIRSLSAVSDMSNITSVPSIARGNDQSHAIGLGQMNLHGYLARERVHYGSEEGLDFTNIYFYSVVYHAVRASNRLAIQTGQTFGGFEKSKYASGEFFDKYTEQEWVPQTEKVAELFKNIHIPTQADWRELKASVMEHGIYNQNLQAVPPTGSISYINNSTSSIHPVASKIEIRKEGKLGRVYYPAPYLTNDNLEYYQDAYEIGYEKVIDTYAAATQHVDQGLSLTLFFKDTATTRDINKAQIYAWKKGIKTIYYIRLRQLALEGTEVDGCVSCML; via the coding sequence ATGCCGGCCGCGTACAAGGGCCTGGGCTATCACGAGCTCAACGCCATGCTGAACCTCTACGGCCCCAGCGGCGAGATCCAGTTCGAGGCCGACCGCGAGGCTGCGCACCAGTACTTCCTGCAGCACGTGAACAACAACACCGTGTTCTTCCACGACCTCGAGGAAAAGCTCGACTACCTCGTCAAGAACGAGTACTACGAGCGCGAAACCCTCGACCAGTACACGATGAACTTCATCCGCGAGCTCTACAACCGCGCGTACAAGAAGAAGTTCCGCTTCGAGACCTTCCTCGGCGCCTTCAAGTTCTACACCTCCTACACGCTGAAGACGTTCGACGGAAAGCGCTTCCTGGAGCGCTACGAGGACCGCGTCTGCATGGTGGCCCTGCACCTGGCCCGCGGCGACGAGCAGCTCGCGCTGCAGATGGTGGACGAGATCATCGAGGGCCGCTTCCAGCCGGCCACCCCCACCTTCCTCAACGCCGGCAAGCGCCAGCGCGGCGAGCTGGTCTCCTGCTTCCTGCTCCGCATCGAAGACAACATGGAGTCGATCGGCCGTTCCATCAACTCCGCGCTGCAGCTGTCCAAGCGCGGCGGCGGCGTGGCCTTCGCGCTGACCAACATCCGCGAAGTCGGCGCGCCGATCAAGCAGATCGAGAACCAGTCCTCCGGCGTCATCCCCGTGATGAAGCTCCTCGAGGACAGCTTCTCCTACGCCAACCAACTCGGAGCCCGCCAGGGCGCCGGTGCGGTGTACCTGCACGCGCACCACCCGGACATCTACCGGTTCCTGGACACCAAGCGCGAGAACGCGGACGAGAAGATCCGCATCAAGACCCTCTCGCTTGGCGTCGTGATCCCGGACATCACCTTCGAGCTGGCCAAGAAGGACGAGGACATGTACCTGTTCTCGCCGTACGACGTCGAAAAGGTCTACGGCATGCCGTTCTCCGACGTCTCGGTCACCGAGAAGTACTACGAGATGGTGGACGATTCCCGGATCAAGAAGACCAAGATCAAGGCGCGCGAGTTCTTCCAGACCCTCGCCGAGATCCAGTTCGAATCCGGTTACCCGTACATCATGTTCGAGGACACCGTGAACCGGGAAAACCCGATCGACGGCAAGATCATCATGTCCAACCTGTGCTCCGAGATCCTCCAGGTTTCGCAGCCCACGACGTACCACGATGACCTGTCCTACGACCAGACCGGCAAGGACATCTCCTGCAACCTGGGTTCGCTGAACATCGCCAAGACGATGGACTCGCCGGACTTCGGCCTGACCATCGAGACGGCCATCCGGTCCCTCTCGGCAGTGTCGGACATGTCCAACATCACCTCGGTGCCCTCGATCGCCCGCGGCAACGACCAGAGCCACGCCATCGGCCTGGGCCAGATGAACCTGCACGGCTACCTGGCCCGGGAGCGGGTCCACTACGGCTCCGAAGAGGGCCTGGACTTCACCAACATCTACTTCTACTCGGTGGTGTACCACGCGGTCCGCGCCTCCAACCGGCTGGCCATTCAGACCGGCCAGACCTTCGGCGGCTTCGAGAAGTCCAAGTACGCCTCGGGTGAGTTCTTCGACAAGTACACGGAGCAGGAATGGGTCCCGCAGACCGAGAAGGTCGCGGAGCTGTTCAAGAACATCCACATCCCCACCCAGGCTGACTGGCGCGAGCTAAAGGCTTCCGTCATGGAGCACGGCATCTACAACCAGAACCTGCAGGCCGTCCCGCCGACGGGCTCGATCAGCTATATCAACAACTCCACCTCCTCGATCCACCCGGTGGCGTCCAAGATCGAGATCCGCAAGGAAGGCAAGCTGGGCCGCGTGTACTACCCGGCGCCGTACCTGACGAACGACAACCTGGAGTACTACCAGGACGCGTACGAGATCGGCTACGAGAAGGTCATCGACACCTACGCCGCTGCCACGCAGCACGTGGACCAGGGCCTGTCCCTGACGCTGTTCTTCAAGGACACCGCCACCACGCGCGACATCAACAAGGCCCAGATCTATGCCTGGAAGAAGGGCATCAAGACCATCTACTACATCCGTCTCCGCCAGCTCGCGCTGGAAGGGACCGAGGTGGACGGCTGCGTCAGCTGCATGCTTTAA
- a CDS encoding LysR family transcriptional regulator, with amino-acid sequence MINPVHLRTLVEVIRLGSFAAAAGRLGYTASAVSQQMSALERDTGVVLFQRSARSIQPTEAAVVMTRHAAKVLTDIETLLAAASRTEDATSQELRLGIFPSLATYVLPRILQNPAWKKLGIDLRVSVAEPAQTIQGLRTGGELDVALVYQVGQSGLAWPHTINRQWIGDDNFRVVLPAAWGIGTESKVAADHLSDMPWIMHHPGTSDATVIERLFASCNLHPRVVAYSDDFHASLEMAAAGLGAALVPELALLHRPAGVVVLDVPEIRLARNVFALLINDKQTAQVQLFVELLADTLHKLGTK; translated from the coding sequence TTGATCAACCCCGTCCATTTGCGGACCCTCGTCGAAGTCATCCGGTTGGGTTCCTTCGCGGCGGCGGCCGGCAGGCTCGGCTACACGGCGTCGGCTGTCTCGCAGCAGATGTCCGCCCTGGAACGCGATACCGGGGTTGTCCTCTTCCAGCGATCGGCCCGCAGCATCCAGCCCACGGAAGCCGCCGTCGTAATGACGCGGCACGCGGCCAAGGTGCTCACCGACATTGAGACGCTGCTGGCCGCGGCTTCCCGGACCGAGGACGCCACGAGCCAGGAGCTCCGGCTCGGCATCTTCCCGAGTCTCGCCACCTATGTGCTCCCGCGGATCCTGCAGAACCCGGCGTGGAAGAAGCTCGGAATCGACCTGCGCGTCTCCGTCGCGGAACCCGCCCAGACCATCCAGGGCCTGCGCACCGGCGGCGAGCTGGATGTTGCCCTGGTCTACCAGGTGGGCCAGTCCGGGCTGGCGTGGCCGCACACCATCAACCGGCAATGGATCGGGGACGACAACTTCCGCGTGGTGCTGCCGGCGGCCTGGGGCATCGGCACGGAGTCGAAGGTCGCCGCGGACCACCTGTCGGACATGCCCTGGATCATGCACCACCCGGGCACCAGCGATGCCACCGTGATCGAGCGGCTCTTCGCCAGCTGCAATCTGCACCCGCGGGTGGTGGCGTACAGCGACGACTTCCACGCGAGCCTGGAGATGGCGGCGGCCGGGCTCGGCGCCGCCCTGGTTCCCGAGCTTGCGCTGCTGCACCGCCCGGCCGGGGTGGTGGTGCTGGACGTTCCGGAGATCCGGCTGGCCCGCAACGTCTTCGCCCTGCTCATCAATGACAAGCAGACGGCGCAGGTGCAGCTGTTCGTGGAGCTGCTGGCCGACACCCTGCACAAGCTCGGGACGAAGTAG
- a CDS encoding class I SAM-dependent methyltransferase, which translates to MTMTEATGSAAARGHEATPAALPVTVHTGRLPYTVPQAPGTIDATIWPGIATVPSGLKAGLAGRVADAIFKAAVRRLPIEVRYPDGTVLGKSAPGTAALPGDTYPVMTINRPEAFAARLGDGGLIGLGESYMAGDWDADDLTAVMEVFAARVGTLVPEPLQKLRAFYLPRQPRKERNTEQNTRSNISRHYDLSNELFATFLDETMTYSSALFPESGEALKSVDWDGLPSAQQAKIDRLLDKAGVGRGSRVLEIGTGWGELALRAAARGATVYSVTLSSEQQELARQRVAEAGYTDAVTIELKDYRAVEGEYDAVVSVEMIEAVGYEYWATYFQTIERVLAPGGKVAIQAITIDHDRLLATRSSYTWVHKYIFPGGLIPSVRAIEDVTAKQTGLRVRERLAMGEHYAQTLRLWEERFMARAEEVRALGFDEIFQRMWLFYLCYCRAGFETGYLDVQQIVLDKPSAG; encoded by the coding sequence GTGACAATGACCGAAGCGACCGGATCCGCCGCAGCGCGGGGACACGAGGCCACACCGGCTGCGCTCCCCGTCACTGTCCACACGGGCCGCCTGCCGTACACCGTTCCGCAGGCACCGGGCACCATCGACGCCACGATCTGGCCCGGCATCGCCACGGTGCCCTCGGGCCTGAAGGCCGGCCTTGCCGGCCGCGTCGCCGACGCCATCTTCAAGGCCGCCGTCCGGCGGCTGCCGATCGAGGTCCGCTACCCTGACGGGACGGTGCTCGGAAAGTCGGCGCCCGGTACGGCAGCCCTTCCGGGGGACACGTACCCGGTCATGACCATCAACCGGCCCGAGGCCTTCGCCGCCCGGCTCGGCGACGGCGGGCTGATCGGCCTGGGCGAGTCCTACATGGCCGGCGACTGGGACGCCGACGACCTCACCGCCGTCATGGAGGTCTTCGCCGCCCGCGTCGGGACCCTCGTGCCGGAACCGCTGCAGAAACTGCGCGCGTTCTACCTTCCGCGCCAGCCCCGCAAGGAGCGCAACACCGAGCAGAACACCCGCTCCAACATCTCGCGGCACTACGACCTCTCCAACGAGCTCTTCGCCACCTTCCTGGACGAGACCATGACCTACTCCAGTGCACTGTTCCCGGAATCCGGGGAGGCCCTGAAGAGCGTCGACTGGGACGGGCTGCCGTCCGCGCAGCAGGCGAAGATCGACCGCCTGCTGGACAAGGCCGGCGTCGGGCGGGGGAGCCGGGTGCTGGAAATCGGCACCGGCTGGGGAGAGCTGGCCCTGCGGGCCGCCGCCCGCGGCGCCACCGTGTACTCGGTCACCCTTTCCAGCGAACAGCAGGAACTGGCCCGCCAGCGCGTCGCCGAGGCCGGCTACACCGATGCCGTCACGATCGAGCTCAAGGACTACCGCGCCGTCGAGGGCGAGTACGACGCCGTGGTCTCGGTGGAGATGATCGAGGCCGTGGGCTACGAGTACTGGGCCACGTACTTCCAGACGATCGAGCGGGTCCTGGCCCCGGGAGGCAAGGTGGCCATCCAGGCCATCACCATCGACCATGACAGGCTGCTCGCCACCCGCTCCAGCTACACGTGGGTGCACAAATACATCTTCCCGGGCGGCTTGATCCCGTCCGTGCGGGCGATCGAGGACGTCACCGCGAAGCAGACCGGGCTCCGCGTCCGGGAACGCCTCGCGATGGGCGAGCACTACGCGCAGACGCTGCGGCTGTGGGAGGAGCGCTTCATGGCCCGCGCCGAGGAGGTGCGCGCCCTCGGTTTCGACGAAATCTTCCAGCGTATGTGGCTGTTCTACCTGTGCTATTGCCGCGCCGGCTTCGAAACCGGCTACCTGGACGTCCAGCAGATCGTCCTCGATAAGCCTTCGGCCGGCTAA
- the nrdI gene encoding class Ib ribonucleoside-diphosphate reductase assembly flavoprotein NrdI, whose protein sequence is MADAPVAAESAAVAEVRTTSHLIYFSSTSENTARFVRKLGIDAARIPLHAREPGLVATEPYVLVLPTYGGTGGEGSVPKQVIRFLNDPRNRQQLRGVIGAGNTNFGDNYCMAGEIIAAKCRVPHLYRFELMGTPEDVQRVQQGLEEFWTRLSQTQQ, encoded by the coding sequence ATGGCCGATGCACCGGTGGCAGCCGAATCTGCCGCTGTTGCGGAAGTCCGGACCACCAGCCACCTCATCTACTTCTCCTCCACGTCGGAGAACACCGCACGCTTTGTTCGGAAGCTGGGCATCGATGCCGCCCGGATTCCCCTCCACGCGAGGGAACCGGGGCTCGTTGCAACCGAACCCTATGTGCTGGTGCTTCCCACCTACGGGGGCACCGGGGGAGAGGGATCCGTTCCGAAGCAGGTCATCCGCTTCCTGAACGATCCGCGCAACCGGCAGCAGCTCCGCGGAGTGATCGGCGCGGGAAACACGAATTTCGGGGACAACTACTGCATGGCCGGCGAGATCATCGCCGCGAAATGCCGGGTCCCGCACCTATATCGCTTCGAACTCATGGGCACTCCAGAGGACGTCCAGCGGGTACAACAAGGATTGGAAGAGTTTTGGACACGACTGTCGCAGACACAGCAGTAA